A single region of the Streptomyces diastaticus subsp. diastaticus genome encodes:
- the nth gene encoding endonuclease III, with product MAKSTGREPAAKKPDDAGKPPPVVREPAASPDAAKRPAAAKGGASTSVQGAALGGKPWRESRLAMVRRARRTNRELAEVYPYAHPELDFENPFQLLVATVLSAQTTDLRVNQTTPALFAKYPTPEDLAAAPPEELEEIIRPTGFFRAKARSLLGLSAALRDRFDGEVPGRLDDLVSLPGVGRKTAFVVLGNAFGVPGLTVDTHFGRLVRRWKWTEETDPEKVEAAVAAIFPKKDWTMLSHRVIFHGRRICHSRKPACGACPIAHLCPSYGEGETDPEKARKLLKYEKGGFPGQRLKPPPDYPGRPAPELGAR from the coding sequence ATGGCCAAGAGCACGGGGCGTGAGCCCGCCGCGAAGAAGCCGGACGACGCCGGGAAGCCGCCGCCCGTCGTGCGGGAGCCGGCCGCGTCCCCGGACGCGGCGAAGCGCCCCGCCGCGGCCAAGGGCGGTGCGTCGACTTCCGTCCAGGGGGCCGCCCTCGGCGGCAAGCCCTGGCGCGAGTCGCGTCTCGCGATGGTCCGCAGGGCCCGCCGGACCAACCGCGAGCTGGCCGAGGTCTACCCGTACGCCCACCCGGAGCTGGACTTCGAGAACCCCTTCCAGTTGCTGGTCGCCACGGTGCTCTCGGCGCAGACCACCGACCTGAGGGTGAACCAGACGACGCCCGCGCTCTTCGCGAAGTACCCGACGCCCGAGGACCTGGCCGCCGCCCCGCCGGAGGAGCTGGAGGAGATCATCCGGCCCACCGGGTTCTTCCGCGCCAAGGCCCGCTCGCTGCTGGGCCTCTCGGCCGCCCTGCGGGACCGGTTCGACGGCGAGGTGCCGGGGAGGCTGGACGACCTGGTCTCGCTGCCCGGCGTCGGCCGCAAGACCGCCTTCGTCGTGCTCGGCAACGCCTTCGGCGTCCCCGGCCTCACCGTGGACACCCACTTCGGCCGGCTGGTGCGCCGCTGGAAGTGGACCGAGGAGACCGACCCCGAGAAGGTCGAGGCGGCCGTCGCCGCGATCTTCCCCAAGAAGGACTGGACGATGCTCTCGCACCGCGTCATCTTCCACGGCCGCCGCATCTGCCACTCCCGCAAGCCCGCCTGCGGAGCCTGCCCGATCGCCCACCTCTGCCCCTCCTACGGCGAGGGCGAGACCGACCCGGAGAAGGCGAGGAAGCTGCTGAAGTACGAGAAGGGCGGCTTCCCCGGCCAGCGCCTGAAGCCCCCGCCGGACTACCCGGGCCGGCCCGCTCCGGAACTGGGGGCGCGTTGA
- a CDS encoding RidA family protein: protein MSAVEARITELGLTLPDVVPPLASYQPAVTSGVYVYTSGQLPMVDGVLPLTGKVGAEVTPEDAKDLARVCALNALAAVKSVAGDLDRVARVVKVTGFVASAPDFTGQPAVLNGASELLGEILGDKGVHARSAVGVAVLPLDAPVEVEIQVELASA, encoded by the coding sequence GTGAGCGCGGTCGAGGCGCGCATCACCGAACTGGGGCTGACCCTGCCCGACGTGGTGCCGCCGCTCGCCTCGTACCAGCCCGCGGTGACCTCCGGGGTGTACGTGTACACCTCGGGCCAGCTGCCCATGGTGGACGGTGTCCTCCCGCTGACCGGCAAGGTCGGTGCCGAGGTGACGCCGGAGGACGCCAAGGACCTGGCCCGGGTCTGCGCGCTGAACGCCCTGGCGGCCGTGAAGTCGGTCGCCGGTGACCTGGACCGGGTCGCCCGGGTGGTGAAGGTCACCGGGTTCGTCGCCTCGGCCCCGGACTTCACCGGCCAGCCCGCCGTGCTCAACGGCGCCAGCGAACTCCTCGGCGAGATCCTCGGCGACAAGGGCGTGCACGCCCGCAGCGCCGTCGGCGTGGCCGTGCTGCCGCTGGACGCGCCGGTCGAGGTGGAGATCCAGGTGGAGCTGGCCTCGGCCTGA
- a CDS encoding NUDIX hydrolase, whose protein sequence is MANGQWYPPEWPARIRALASGELTPAAPRRAATVMLLRDGPDGTGPRVHMVRRRASMAFAGGAYAYPGGGVDPRDDRPVRWAGPSLESWGERLGVSPAEAQAVVCAAVRETFEEAGVLLAGPGPDSVVADTTGEEWAADRAALEAHELSFADFLDRRGLVLRSDLLAAWARWITPEFEPRRYDTWFFAAVLPVGQVTVETSGEADRTEWARPADAAARYDRGELLMMPPTIATLRALLPYTSAAEALAGAADQDLTPVVAEAELRGEEVVLTWPGHEEFTRHVPTGPRAPLEGRRS, encoded by the coding sequence ATGGCGAACGGTCAGTGGTACCCGCCCGAATGGCCCGCCCGCATCAGGGCGCTGGCCAGCGGCGAACTCACCCCGGCGGCCCCGCGGCGGGCCGCCACGGTCATGCTCCTGCGCGACGGGCCCGACGGCACGGGGCCGCGCGTGCACATGGTGCGCCGCCGCGCCTCGATGGCCTTCGCGGGCGGTGCGTACGCCTACCCCGGCGGCGGCGTCGACCCGCGCGACGACCGGCCCGTGCGGTGGGCCGGGCCCTCGCTGGAGAGCTGGGGCGAGCGGCTCGGGGTGAGCCCGGCCGAGGCGCAGGCGGTGGTCTGCGCGGCCGTGCGGGAGACCTTCGAGGAGGCCGGGGTCCTGCTGGCAGGCCCCGGTCCGGACAGCGTCGTCGCCGACACCACGGGCGAGGAGTGGGCGGCCGACCGGGCCGCGCTGGAGGCGCACGAGCTGTCGTTCGCCGACTTCCTCGACCGGCGGGGCCTGGTCCTGCGCTCCGACCTGCTCGCCGCCTGGGCGCGCTGGATCACCCCGGAGTTCGAGCCCCGCCGCTACGACACCTGGTTCTTCGCCGCCGTGCTGCCCGTCGGACAGGTCACCGTCGAGACCTCCGGCGAGGCCGACCGCACCGAATGGGCCCGGCCCGCCGACGCCGCCGCCCGCTACGACCGGGGCGAGCTGCTGATGATGCCGCCCACCATCGCGACCCTGCGCGCGCTGCTGCCGTACACGAGCGCCGCCGAGGCGCTCGCGGGCGCCGCCGACCAGGACCTGACGCCGGTGGTGGCCGAGGCCGAGCTGCGCGGCGAGGAGGTCGTGCTGACCTGGCCGGGGCACGAGGAGTTCACCAGGCACGTGCCCACCGGGCCGCGCGCACCGCTGGAAGGGCGTCGGTCATGA
- a CDS encoding Crp/Fnr family transcriptional regulator produces MDDVLRRAPLFAALDDEQAAELRASMSEATLARGDALFHEGDPGDRLYVVTEGKVKLHRTSPDGRENMLAVLGPGELIGELSLFDPGPRTATASALTEVKLLGLGHGDLQPWLNARPEVASALLRAVARRLRKTNDQMSDLVFSDVPGRVARALLDLSRRFGVQSEEGIHVVHDLTQEELAQLVGASRETVNKALADFAGRGWLRLEARAVILLDVERLAKRSR; encoded by the coding sequence GTGGACGATGTTCTGCGGCGCGCGCCGCTCTTCGCGGCGCTCGACGACGAGCAGGCCGCGGAGCTCCGCGCCTCCATGAGCGAGGCGACCCTCGCCCGTGGCGACGCGTTGTTCCACGAAGGCGACCCCGGCGACCGCCTCTACGTGGTCACCGAGGGCAAGGTGAAGCTCCACCGCACATCCCCCGACGGCCGGGAGAACATGCTGGCCGTGCTCGGCCCCGGCGAGCTGATCGGTGAGCTGTCGCTCTTCGACCCCGGCCCCCGCACGGCCACCGCCAGCGCTCTGACCGAGGTCAAGCTCCTCGGCCTGGGCCACGGCGACCTCCAGCCGTGGCTCAACGCCCGGCCCGAGGTGGCCTCCGCCCTGCTGCGCGCCGTCGCCCGGCGCCTGCGCAAGACCAACGATCAGATGTCCGACCTGGTCTTCTCCGACGTACCCGGCCGCGTGGCCCGGGCCCTCCTGGACCTCTCCCGGCGCTTCGGGGTGCAGTCCGAGGAAGGCATCCACGTCGTGCACGACCTCACCCAGGAGGAGCTGGCCCAGCTCGTCGGCGCCTCCCGCGAGACGGTCAACAAGGCCCTCGCGGACTTCGCCGGGCGCGGCTGGCTGCGCCTGGAGGCCCGCGCGGTCATCCTGCTCGACGTCGAGCGCCTGGCGAAGCGCTCGCGCTGA
- a CDS encoding MBL fold metallo-hydrolase, with product MTDAAALPGQPRGAVAGPATARAVNVLAPNPSAMTLDGTNTWLLAEPDSELAVVIDPGPLHEGHLRAVVATAEAAGRRIGLTLLTHGHPDHAEGAARFAELTGTKVRALDPALRLGDEGLGAGDVVTTGGLELRVVPTPGHTADSLSFHLPADRAVLTGDTVLGRGTTMVSHPDGGLGDYLDSLRRLHCLTTDDGVSTVLPGHGPVLDDAQGALEFYLSHRAARLDQVRAAVEAGVTEPGEVVALVYAAVDRSLWPAAELSVRAQLEYLLGG from the coding sequence ATGACCGACGCGGCAGCCCTCCCCGGGCAGCCCCGGGGCGCCGTCGCGGGACCGGCCACCGCCCGTGCCGTGAACGTCCTCGCGCCCAACCCCTCGGCGATGACGCTGGACGGCACCAACACCTGGCTCCTCGCCGAGCCCGACTCGGAGCTGGCCGTCGTCATCGACCCCGGCCCGCTCCACGAGGGGCACCTGCGGGCGGTCGTCGCCACCGCCGAGGCGGCCGGGCGGCGGATCGGGCTGACCCTGCTCACGCACGGCCACCCCGACCACGCCGAGGGCGCCGCCCGCTTCGCCGAGCTGACCGGCACCAAGGTGCGCGCCCTCGACCCGGCGCTGCGGCTGGGCGACGAGGGGCTCGGCGCCGGGGACGTCGTCACCACCGGCGGGCTGGAGCTGCGGGTCGTGCCGACCCCCGGGCACACCGCCGACTCGCTCAGCTTCCACCTGCCCGCCGACCGGGCCGTGCTGACGGGGGACACCGTTCTCGGGCGGGGCACCACGATGGTCTCCCACCCCGACGGCGGCCTCGGCGACTATCTCGACTCGCTGAGGCGGCTGCACTGCCTGACGACCGACGACGGCGTCAGCACCGTCCTGCCGGGCCACGGGCCCGTCCTCGACGACGCGCAGGGGGCGCTGGAGTTCTACCTCAGCCACCGCGCCGCCCGCCTCGACCAGGTCAGGGCCGCGGTGGAGGCGGGGGTGACCGAGCCGGGCGAGGTCGTCGCGCTGGTCTACGCGGCCGTGGACCGCAGCCTGTGGCCGGCGGCCGAGCTGTCGGTGCGGGCGCAGCTGGAGTACCTGCTGGGCGGCTGA